Proteins from a genomic interval of Sphingopyxis sp. QXT-31:
- a CDS encoding cell division protein FtsX encodes MIIPRVPVQHRRLLPDRRLSGPTPWVVAILMMLTLLAAAAGVGLARAANNIGDAIAGRVTVQIVTANPVTRAEQAAALRRQAQAQPYVRGARQVRQEELLATLGQWLGSAGGDDPVLRSLPLPALVDVDFVGGDRAGQIAQLRALVAQTAPGARVIPHAEWLGPVARLIRSLAWVAAGLVLLMTLASGAVVIMTARAALGTHYATIEMLHLIGATDRQITRLFQRRIAIDTAYGIALGTVVAAAIILLIGWQWSGVTSGLAATASLGPMGWVLLLALPLLAIALAALTARLTLLSALKKIL; translated from the coding sequence ATGATCATCCCGCGCGTTCCCGTCCAGCACCGCCGCCTGCTGCCCGACCGCCGCCTGTCGGGACCGACGCCGTGGGTCGTCGCGATCCTGATGATGCTCACGCTGCTCGCCGCCGCCGCAGGCGTCGGCCTCGCGCGCGCCGCGAACAATATCGGCGATGCCATCGCCGGCCGCGTGACGGTGCAGATCGTCACCGCCAATCCGGTGACGCGCGCCGAGCAGGCCGCCGCGCTCCGCCGTCAGGCGCAGGCGCAGCCCTATGTTCGCGGCGCCCGCCAGGTCCGACAGGAGGAATTGCTGGCGACGCTCGGCCAGTGGCTCGGCAGCGCGGGCGGCGACGATCCGGTGCTGCGCTCGCTTCCCCTTCCGGCTTTGGTCGACGTCGATTTCGTCGGCGGCGACCGCGCCGGCCAGATCGCGCAGCTCCGCGCCCTCGTCGCGCAGACCGCGCCAGGCGCGCGCGTCATCCCGCACGCCGAATGGCTGGGCCCCGTCGCGCGGCTGATTCGCAGCCTCGCCTGGGTCGCCGCGGGGCTTGTCCTGCTGATGACGCTCGCGAGCGGCGCGGTGGTGATCATGACCGCGCGCGCCGCGCTCGGCACCCATTATGCAACGATCGAGATGCTGCATCTGATCGGCGCGACCGACCGCCAGATCACCCGGCTCTTCCAGCGCCGCATCGCGATCGACACGGCGTACGGCATCGCGCTCGGCACCGTCGTCGCCGCGGCGATCATCCTGCTGATCGGATGGCAATGGTCGGGGGTCACCTCCGGCCTCGCCGCCACCGCGTCGCTCGGCCCGATGGGCTGGGTGCTCTTGCTGGCGCTGCCGCTATTGGCTATCGCGCTCGCAGCCCTGACCGCGCGGCTGACGCTGCTCTCCGCGCTCAAGAAGATTTTATGA
- a CDS encoding YdcF family protein, giving the protein MIKRILSLLFLAWVLGFAWFALLPPLPAGAQKTDAIVVLTGGPGRIDRALERLEAGDAKRLLISGVAREVKPRELAAEYKRPEELFDCCIALGFEAEDTRSNATEVATWVARRNYKSVRLITTDWHMRRAEYELARAVGDKVTIVPDAVHSEPSLATLFREYHKYLAGLAGGLLGL; this is encoded by the coding sequence ATGATCAAGCGTATCCTCTCCCTCCTCTTCCTGGCCTGGGTGCTCGGCTTCGCCTGGTTCGCGCTGCTGCCGCCGCTGCCCGCGGGCGCGCAGAAGACCGATGCGATCGTCGTGCTCACCGGCGGCCCCGGCCGCATCGACCGCGCGCTCGAGCGCCTCGAGGCGGGCGACGCCAAGCGCCTGCTGATCAGCGGCGTCGCGCGCGAGGTGAAACCGCGCGAACTCGCCGCCGAGTATAAGCGCCCCGAGGAACTCTTCGACTGCTGCATCGCGCTAGGTTTCGAGGCCGAGGATACGCGCTCGAACGCGACCGAGGTCGCGACCTGGGTTGCGCGGCGCAACTATAAGAGCGTGCGGCTGATCACCACCGACTGGCACATGCGCCGCGCCGAATATGAGCTGGCGCGCGCGGTCGGCGACAAGGTGACGATCGTCCCCGACGCGGTGCACAGCGAACCGAGCCTCGCGACTTTGTTTCGCGAATATCACAAATATCTGGCGGGGCTGGCGGGCGGGCTGCTCGGGCTCTGA
- a CDS encoding lysophospholipid acyltransferase family protein, protein MRYIIALIRSILFWLLFFLMSSFCSIGAVISLPISHKATIWFVRLWSQFHRLIARFVLGHRIVVEGAMPDIPVLYVFKHEGAFETIEQPGLFRHPAVFAKEELFSIPVWGKAAQFYGLIPVDRDGGGKAMRAMLGAAKAALAAGRPLVLFAEGTRVPHGLAPPLRPGFAGMYRLLGIDVIPVAVDSGLAYPPRRWVKWPGTITYRIGETIPAGLPREEAEERVWRAINALNPPEALLEGYKKPSP, encoded by the coding sequence ATGCGCTACATCATCGCCCTGATCCGCTCGATCCTGTTCTGGCTGCTCTTCTTCTTGATGAGCAGTTTCTGCTCGATCGGCGCGGTGATTTCGCTGCCGATCTCGCACAAGGCGACGATCTGGTTCGTACGTCTCTGGTCGCAGTTCCACCGGCTGATCGCCCGCTTCGTGCTGGGGCACCGGATCGTCGTCGAGGGCGCGATGCCCGACATCCCCGTGCTCTATGTCTTCAAGCATGAGGGCGCGTTCGAGACGATCGAGCAGCCGGGCCTGTTCCGGCATCCCGCGGTCTTCGCCAAGGAAGAGCTGTTTTCGATCCCCGTCTGGGGCAAGGCGGCGCAGTTTTACGGCCTGATCCCCGTCGACCGCGACGGCGGCGGCAAGGCGATGCGCGCAATGCTGGGTGCGGCCAAGGCCGCGCTCGCCGCGGGGCGGCCGCTGGTGCTGTTTGCCGAGGGAACGCGGGTGCCGCATGGGCTAGCGCCGCCGCTGCGCCCCGGTTTCGCGGGCATGTACCGCCTGCTCGGCATCGACGTGATCCCCGTCGCGGTGGACAGCGGCCTCGCCTATCCGCCGCGCCGCTGGGTCAAATGGCCGGGCACGATCACCTACCGGATCGGCGAGACCATCCCTGCCGGCCTGCCGCGCGAAGAAGCCGAGGAGCGCGTCTGGCGCGCGATCAACGCGCTGAACCCGCCCGAGGCATTGCTGGAAGGCTATAAAAAACCTTCCCCCTAG
- a CDS encoding prephenate/arogenate dehydrogenase family protein, whose amino-acid sequence MMGFEKVAIVGLGLIGSSLARAIAERLPGVTVTGHDASAEVRGEARALGLCDTIVDDAAEAMADADLVILAVPVGRMADAAAAIAPGLKADAIISDVGSSKASVAEALAKALPHHAVIPAHPVAGTENSGPAAGFASLFEGRWCIVTPDARSPGEAVQALTGFWEALGARVDVMDAAHHDMVLAVTSHLPHLIAYTIVGTASELEEVTESEVIKYSAGGFRDFTRIAASDPVMWRDVFLANKDAVLATLQRFNEDLTVLQQAIRRGDGAKLEDWFTRTRAIRRSIIEQGQDDAAPDFGRKH is encoded by the coding sequence CTGATGGGATTCGAAAAGGTCGCGATCGTCGGGCTGGGGCTGATCGGCTCGTCGCTGGCGCGCGCGATCGCCGAGCGGCTGCCCGGCGTGACGGTTACGGGGCATGACGCCAGCGCGGAGGTGCGTGGCGAAGCCCGCGCGCTTGGCCTGTGCGACACGATTGTCGACGATGCGGCTGAAGCGATGGCTGATGCCGATCTCGTGATTTTGGCGGTGCCGGTCGGGCGGATGGCCGATGCCGCCGCCGCCATTGCGCCGGGGCTCAAGGCCGATGCGATCATCTCGGACGTGGGTTCGTCGAAAGCGAGCGTTGCCGAGGCGCTTGCGAAAGCGCTGCCCCACCATGCCGTCATTCCGGCACATCCAGTCGCGGGGACCGAGAATAGCGGGCCGGCGGCGGGTTTTGCGAGCCTGTTCGAGGGGCGCTGGTGCATCGTCACCCCTGATGCGCGGTCGCCGGGTGAGGCGGTCCAGGCGCTGACGGGCTTCTGGGAAGCGCTCGGCGCGCGGGTCGACGTCATGGACGCCGCGCACCATGATATGGTGCTCGCGGTGACCAGCCATTTGCCGCATCTGATCGCCTATACGATCGTCGGCACCGCGAGCGAGCTGGAGGAGGTCACCGAGAGCGAGGTGATCAAATATTCGGCGGGCGGCTTCCGCGACTTCACGCGCATCGCGGCGAGCGACCCGGTGATGTGGCGCGATGTGTTCCTCGCCAACAAGGATGCGGTGCTCGCGACCTTGCAGCGCTTCAACGAGGATCTGACCGTGCTGCAACAGGCGATCCGCCGCGGCGACGGCGCCAAGCTCGAGGACTGGTTCACCCGCACGCGCGCGATTCGGCGCTCGATCATCGAGCAGGGTCAGGATGATGCCGCGCCCGATTTCGGGCGCAAGCACTGA
- the hisC gene encoding histidinol-phosphate transaminase, with protein sequence MTDTTPTLTPKPWISGIAPYVPGKSAGADGRPLIKLSANENPLGTGEKARAAFAAAQGAADALSRYPDPGSNELRATIAAKFGLDPARVICGNGSDELLHLAAGTYAGAGDEILYVRYGFAVYEIAARRVGAVPVEADDKDYATDVDALLAAVTDKTRVVYLANPNNPTGTLATREEVARLYAGLPKDVLFVIDQAYSEYLSEAEDDGGLELAKTQPNVFITRTFSKIHGLAAERIGWGYAGADVIAALHRIRLPFNVTRAGQAAAVAALGDDEFVTHSRAHNAEWRAWLAGEIESLGNHGLRVVPSACNFLLVLFEGAVSAETVYNRLMDAGYIVRWLPGQGLPNALRMTIGTADETRGLAAAIRTAVEG encoded by the coding sequence ATGACCGATACGACCCCGACCCTCACCCCGAAGCCGTGGATCAGCGGCATTGCTCCCTATGTTCCCGGCAAGTCGGCAGGGGCCGACGGGCGTCCGCTGATCAAGCTCAGCGCCAACGAAAATCCGCTCGGTACGGGCGAGAAGGCGCGCGCGGCGTTCGCTGCGGCGCAGGGCGCGGCCGACGCGCTTTCACGCTATCCCGATCCGGGGTCGAACGAACTGCGCGCGACGATCGCGGCGAAGTTCGGGCTCGACCCGGCGCGCGTGATCTGCGGCAACGGGTCGGACGAGCTGCTGCATCTGGCGGCGGGAACTTACGCGGGTGCGGGCGACGAGATTCTCTATGTGCGTTACGGCTTCGCGGTCTACGAGATCGCCGCACGCCGCGTCGGGGCGGTGCCGGTCGAGGCCGACGACAAGGATTATGCGACCGATGTCGATGCCCTGCTCGCGGCGGTGACCGACAAGACGCGCGTCGTCTATCTCGCCAATCCGAACAACCCCACGGGCACGCTCGCGACACGCGAAGAGGTCGCGCGGCTCTACGCCGGGCTGCCCAAGGATGTGCTGTTCGTGATCGATCAGGCCTATTCGGAATATCTGTCCGAGGCCGAGGACGACGGCGGGCTCGAGCTCGCCAAGACCCAACCCAACGTCTTCATAACGCGCACCTTTTCGAAGATCCACGGCCTCGCCGCCGAACGCATCGGCTGGGGTTATGCGGGCGCCGACGTGATCGCGGCGCTGCATCGCATCCGCCTGCCGTTCAACGTCACGCGCGCGGGGCAAGCTGCGGCGGTCGCGGCGCTCGGCGACGACGAGTTCGTGACGCACAGCCGCGCGCACAATGCCGAATGGCGCGCCTGGCTGGCGGGCGAGATCGAGAGCCTGGGCAATCACGGCCTGCGCGTTGTGCCGTCGGCGTGCAATTTCCTGCTGGTGCTGTTCGAGGGCGCGGTGAGCGCCGAGACGGTCTACAACCGGCTGATGGACGCCGGGTATATCGTGCGCTGGCTGCCGGGACAGGGCTTGCCCAACGCGCTGCGCATGACGATCGGCACCGCGGACGAGACGCGCGGGCTCGCGGCGGCGATCCGTACTGCGGTCGAAGGCTGA
- the metX gene encoding homoserine O-acetyltransferase MetX translates to MASALHQIVHQSVTIPAALPLDSGQSLPSVTIAWQSYGALNADRSNAVLLCHALTGDQYVASDHPATGKPGWWARMVGPGKPIDTDRFHIICANVLGSCMGSSGPATPDPVTGAPLGMAFPVITIGDMVRAQAALLDHLGIDRLHAVVGGSMGGMQALAWAANHPERIGSALVIASAARHSAQNIAFHEVGRQAIMADPDWQDGQYYGSARAPTKGLAVARMAAHITYLSEAGLTEKFGRRLQARDIKSFGFDADFQIESYLRHQGLAFTDRFDANAYLYITRAMDYFDLADPHDGRLAGAFAKAKDVRFTLVSFDTDWLYPTAESRRVVQALQSVGAAASFVELSAPYGHDSFLLDVPALDRLVAGALGSGF, encoded by the coding sequence ATGGCAAGCGCGCTCCACCAGATAGTGCACCAGAGCGTGACGATTCCCGCGGCGCTGCCGCTCGACAGCGGCCAATCGCTGCCGTCGGTGACGATCGCCTGGCAAAGCTATGGCGCCTTGAACGCCGACCGGTCGAACGCAGTGCTGCTCTGCCACGCGCTGACCGGCGACCAATATGTCGCGAGCGACCATCCCGCGACGGGCAAGCCCGGCTGGTGGGCGCGGATGGTCGGCCCCGGCAAACCGATCGACACCGACCGTTTCCACATCATCTGCGCCAATGTGCTCGGCAGCTGCATGGGGTCGAGCGGCCCCGCGACCCCCGATCCGGTGACCGGCGCGCCGCTCGGCATGGCTTTCCCGGTGATCACGATCGGCGACATGGTGCGTGCGCAGGCGGCCCTGCTCGACCATCTCGGCATCGACCGGCTGCATGCGGTGGTCGGCGGCTCGATGGGCGGCATGCAGGCGCTCGCCTGGGCGGCGAACCATCCCGAACGCATCGGCTCGGCGCTCGTCATCGCCAGCGCCGCGCGCCATTCGGCTCAGAATATCGCCTTCCACGAGGTCGGGCGGCAGGCGATCATGGCCGACCCCGACTGGCAGGACGGCCAATATTATGGCAGCGCGCGCGCGCCCACCAAGGGACTCGCGGTCGCGCGCATGGCGGCGCACATCACCTATCTCTCTGAAGCCGGGCTCACCGAGAAATTCGGCCGCCGGCTGCAGGCGCGCGACATCAAGAGCTTCGGTTTCGACGCCGATTTCCAGATCGAATCCTATTTGCGGCATCAGGGGCTGGCCTTCACCGACCGCTTCGACGCCAACGCCTATCTCTACATCACCCGCGCGATGGATTATTTCGACCTCGCCGATCCGCACGATGGCCGCCTCGCGGGCGCCTTTGCCAAGGCCAAGGACGTGCGCTTCACGCTGGTCAGCTTCGACACGGACTGGCTTTACCCGACCGCCGAATCGCGCCGCGTCGTCCAGGCGCTGCAGAGCGTCGGCGCCGCGGCGAGCTTCGTCGAACTGTCGGCGCCCTATGGCCACGACTCGTTCCTGCTCGATGTGCCGGCGCTCGACCGGCTCGTCGCGGGCGCGCTGGGGAGCGGCTTCTGA
- the metW gene encoding methionine biosynthesis protein MetW, whose amino-acid sequence MALRPDLAIIADAVPSSARVLDVGCGDGELMEALRAKGVDARGLEIDPANVTAAIARGQSVVQGDANRDLADYPDDAFDYAILSQTLQTTERPDLVVGELLRIAPRAFVSFPNFAHWRIRLALLWGGRMPVTRLLPVAWYETPNIHHVTVSDFRDLVRAKGIQVERVWHLSGDKPASDAAASWRAEHAIFLISRAS is encoded by the coding sequence ATGGCGCTGCGCCCCGACCTTGCGATCATAGCCGACGCCGTGCCGTCATCGGCGCGCGTGCTCGACGTCGGCTGCGGCGACGGCGAACTGATGGAAGCACTGCGCGCCAAGGGGGTCGACGCGCGCGGGCTGGAGATCGATCCGGCGAACGTCACCGCGGCGATCGCGCGCGGCCAGTCGGTGGTGCAGGGCGACGCCAACCGCGACCTCGCCGACTATCCCGACGACGCCTTCGATTATGCGATCCTGTCGCAGACGCTGCAGACCACCGAGCGGCCCGACCTGGTCGTCGGCGAGTTGCTCCGCATCGCGCCGCGCGCCTTCGTCAGCTTCCCCAATTTTGCGCATTGGCGCATCCGGCTCGCGCTGCTGTGGGGTGGTCGAATGCCGGTGACGCGGCTGCTGCCCGTCGCCTGGTACGAGACTCCAAACATCCACCATGTCACGGTCAGCGACTTCCGTGACCTCGTCCGAGCCAAGGGTATTCAGGTCGAGCGCGTCTGGCACCTGTCGGGCGACAAGCCCGCCAGCGACGCTGCCGCCAGCTGGCGGGCGGAGCATGCGATCTTTTTGATCAGCCGCGCTTCCTGA
- a CDS encoding TetR/AcrR family transcriptional regulator translates to MDQPRMSAPGVEGEAGSSDKVPRTERGRRTLRKLLDAAAVEFGERGFHEASISGITRRAGTALGSFYTYFDSKDAIFRALVADMSGRVRDHVAPAMEAATGAIDAEARALAAFLEFAREHQEIYRIVDEAEFVDPESFRNHYASTAERIAARLAAGAQAGELRPGIGEVEAWAIMGMNVFLGLRYGVWDPSEDVAAVAARANALIADGIRKRG, encoded by the coding sequence ATGGACCAGCCGCGCATGTCCGCGCCCGGGGTCGAGGGCGAAGCAGGCTCTTCGGACAAGGTGCCGCGCACCGAGCGCGGCCGGCGGACGTTGCGCAAATTGCTCGACGCCGCGGCGGTCGAGTTCGGCGAGCGGGGCTTCCACGAGGCGTCGATCAGCGGCATCACGCGCCGCGCGGGGACCGCGCTCGGCAGCTTTTACACCTATTTCGATTCGAAGGACGCGATCTTCCGCGCGCTGGTCGCCGACATGTCGGGGCGTGTGCGCGACCATGTCGCCCCCGCGATGGAGGCCGCGACCGGGGCGATCGATGCCGAGGCGCGCGCGCTGGCGGCTTTCCTGGAATTCGCGCGCGAGCATCAGGAAATCTACCGGATCGTCGACGAGGCCGAATTCGTCGACCCCGAAAGTTTCCGCAATCACTATGCATCGACGGCGGAGCGCATCGCTGCGCGCCTGGCGGCCGGGGCCCAGGCCGGCGAATTGCGCCCGGGCATCGGCGAGGTCGAGGCCTGGGCGATCATGGGAATGAACGTGTTTCTCGGACTACGCTACGGCGTGTGGGACCCGAGCGAGGATGTTGCCGCCGTGGCGGCACGCGCCAATGCGCTGATCGCGGATGGGATCAGGAAGCGCGGCTGA
- a CDS encoding TonB-dependent receptor, with amino-acid sequence MRPFARRLRRAVCATTALSLIAFAPSAFAQDTDPAASADDGSEEIIVTARRRDERLLDVPIAVSAISGEALEARGALDLTDVGNITPNTTLETSRGTNSTLSAFIRGVGQQDPVPGFEAGVSIYLDDVYLNRPQAAVLDIYDVERIEVLRGPQGTLYGRNTIGGAVKYVTKMLPQDFSLKARATYGTYEQAEGVLTVSAPITGMLRVGGSVARLSRGGFGDNLTVPGLENYNKDVWAGRGTLEFGGYGEPVLIRISGDYTRDKSDPRNGHRLIPGLLSGAPVLDDVYDTRAGLVNPEQDIEAWGLAMNVSAELSDNLTLRSISSWRKDTSYTPIDFDSLPTVDVDVPAVYRNEQLSQEFQLLYDSDRLHGLVGFYYLDAKAYTKFDVLLATTGALLGLPGFAQQTIGDVRTDTWSVFGDFTFDVTDRLHISAGGRYTVDRRDSFVFKQNRLLGADPEFGGASVPLGAPITNFDGKARFKKFTPRASVSFDMSDDLMIYASYSKGFKGGGFDPRGSANVRAIDVNNDGVFAYQEIYNFFLFEPETVDSYEAGIKGSAVDGDLNFALTGFYADYKNVQIPGSVGIDANNDGIFEGFSGVTTNAASATFKGLELETSARFAHDFAGAGSRMSFQGTLGYIDAQYDEFIGNLGTDVSDITDIQNTPSWTASGTLGALVPVGDGDVNFSTTLSYRSKTQQFEYPSPYLDQKGYALWDASLVYSFGGDRYSIGVHGKNILDKQYKTSGYQFLVVNPATGLPVLNGSGLPTPSLGREGVATVFYGNPRQVFVTGTVKF; translated from the coding sequence ATGCGTCCTTTCGCCCGCCGCCTGCGCCGCGCCGTCTGCGCCACTACCGCGCTCAGCCTGATCGCCTTCGCCCCGTCCGCCTTTGCGCAGGACACCGATCCGGCCGCGAGTGCCGATGACGGCAGCGAGGAAATCATCGTCACCGCGCGGCGCCGCGACGAGCGCCTGCTCGACGTGCCGATCGCGGTCAGCGCCATCTCGGGCGAGGCGCTCGAGGCGCGCGGCGCGCTCGACCTCACCGACGTCGGCAACATCACCCCGAACACTACGCTCGAAACCTCACGCGGCACCAATTCGACGCTCAGCGCCTTCATCCGCGGCGTCGGTCAGCAGGATCCGGTCCCGGGCTTCGAAGCCGGCGTCAGCATCTATCTCGACGACGTCTACCTCAACCGCCCGCAGGCGGCGGTCCTCGACATCTACGACGTCGAGCGCATCGAAGTGCTGCGCGGGCCGCAGGGCACGCTCTATGGCCGCAACACCATCGGCGGCGCGGTCAAATATGTCACGAAGATGCTGCCGCAGGACTTCAGCCTGAAGGCGCGCGCGACCTATGGCACCTATGAGCAGGCCGAGGGCGTGCTGACCGTCAGCGCGCCGATCACCGGCATGCTGCGCGTCGGCGGCTCGGTCGCGCGGCTGTCGCGCGGCGGTTTCGGCGACAATCTCACCGTCCCCGGCCTCGAGAACTACAACAAGGATGTGTGGGCGGGCCGCGGCACGCTCGAATTCGGCGGCTATGGCGAACCCGTGCTGATCCGCATCTCGGGCGACTATACGCGCGACAAGTCGGACCCGCGCAACGGCCACCGGCTGATCCCCGGCCTGCTCTCCGGCGCTCCCGTGCTCGACGACGTCTATGACACACGCGCGGGCCTCGTGAATCCGGAGCAGGATATCGAGGCCTGGGGCCTCGCGATGAACGTCTCGGCCGAGCTCAGCGACAATCTGACGCTGCGTTCGATCAGCTCGTGGCGCAAGGATACCAGTTACACCCCGATCGATTTCGACAGCCTGCCGACGGTCGATGTCGACGTCCCCGCGGTCTATCGCAACGAACAGCTGAGCCAGGAATTCCAGCTGCTCTACGACAGCGACCGGCTGCACGGGCTCGTCGGCTTCTATTATCTCGACGCCAAGGCCTACACCAAATTCGACGTGCTGCTCGCCACCACCGGCGCGTTGCTCGGCCTGCCCGGCTTCGCGCAGCAGACGATCGGCGACGTGCGCACCGACACCTGGTCGGTGTTCGGCGATTTCACCTTCGACGTCACCGATCGCCTGCACATCTCGGCCGGCGGGCGCTACACCGTCGACCGGCGCGACAGCTTCGTCTTCAAGCAGAACCGCCTGCTCGGCGCCGACCCCGAATTCGGCGGCGCCAGCGTCCCGCTCGGCGCGCCGATAACCAATTTCGATGGCAAGGCGCGGTTCAAGAAATTCACCCCGCGCGCATCAGTGTCGTTCGACATGAGCGACGATCTGATGATCTATGCATCCTATTCGAAGGGCTTCAAGGGCGGCGGCTTCGACCCGCGCGGCAGCGCCAATGTCCGCGCAATCGACGTCAACAACGACGGCGTGTTCGCCTATCAGGAAATCTACAATTTCTTCCTGTTCGAGCCCGAAACGGTCGACAGCTACGAGGCCGGGATCAAGGGCTCGGCGGTGGACGGCGACCTCAATTTTGCGCTGACCGGCTTCTATGCCGACTACAAGAATGTCCAGATCCCGGGCTCGGTCGGCATCGACGCGAACAACGACGGCATCTTCGAAGGCTTTTCGGGGGTCACAACCAACGCCGCCTCGGCGACCTTCAAGGGGCTCGAGCTCGAAACCTCGGCGCGCTTCGCGCACGACTTCGCCGGCGCCGGCTCGCGGATGAGCTTCCAGGGCACGCTCGGCTATATCGACGCGCAGTACGACGAGTTCATCGGCAACCTCGGCACCGACGTGTCGGACATCACCGATATCCAGAACACGCCGAGCTGGACCGCATCGGGCACGCTCGGCGCGCTTGTTCCGGTCGGCGACGGCGACGTCAATTTCTCGACCACGCTCTCGTACCGCAGCAAGACGCAGCAGTTCGAATATCCCAGCCCCTATCTCGACCAGAAGGGCTATGCGCTGTGGGACGCGAGCCTCGTCTACAGCTTCGGCGGCGACCGTTATTCGATCGGCGTCCACGGCAAGAATATCCTCGACAAGCAGTACAAGACCTCGGGCTACCAGTTCCTCGTCGTCAACCCGGCGACCGGCCTGCCCGTGCTCAACGGCAGCGGCCTGCCGACCCCGTCGCTCGGCCGCGAGGGTGTCGCGACGGTCTTCTACGGCAACCCGCGGCAGGTGTTCGTGACGGGCACGGTCAAATTCTGA